Within Streptomyces sp. NBC_00704, the genomic segment GCGTACTGCTCTTCCTGATCCTCCTCGACCCGGCCGCCAGTCCCGTCGGCTGGCTGCTGAAGGGCTTCGGCTGGAACACCCTCGCCCAGGTCAACGCCCCAGGGCACCTGCCGGTGCTCTTCACCGTCATCGCCTTCTGGACCGGGGCCGGCGGCTGGATCGTGGTCATGTACGGCGCGCTCAACGGCATCCCCGACGAAATCCTGGAGGCCGCCCGCATCGACGGCGCCAGTACGCTCCAGATCGCCCTGCGCATCCAGATCCCGATGATCACCAAGTGGATCGCGTACATGCTGATCCTGGCCTTCGCGGCCGGCACCCAGCTCTTCGTCGAGCCGCAACTGGTCTCCCTCGCCAGCTGGGGCATGATCCCCGACAGCTGGTCACCGAACCAGCTCTCCTACCAGTACGCCTTCCAGGCGGGCGACTTCAACGGCGCGGCGGCGCTCTCCGTCGACCTCCTCATCCTGGGCCTCGCCGGCGCGGCGCTCGTCGTCTTCCGTACCGGCCTGTTCGAGAGGGACGAAGGATGACCACGGCTCCCACGACCACAGCCCGCGGGACCTCGCCGCACCGTACCGCCGGCGCCCACTCCAGCCCGAGGAAGTCCATGCGCCGCAAGCGCCGACCGAGCTCACTGGCCGCCCGGCTGGCCTGGCTGATCGTCATGGGCCTGGCCGCGCTGTTCTTCTGTGTACCGGTGGTGTGGCTCCTGCTGGCCACGACCAAGACCGACGGCCAGATCGTGCGGGACAACCCGTTCTCCTTCGGCTCCCTCACGGCGATCGCCGACGCCTGGCACCACCTCTACGCCTTCCAGGAAGGCGCCATCCTCACCTGGCTGAAGAACTCGGCGCTCTACACCTTCGGCGCACTGGCCCTCACCCTCGTGACATCGGTCCCCGCCGGGTACGCGCTGGCCCTCACCCAGTTCATCGGGCGACGGATGCTGCTGACCATCACCATGCTCGTGATGCTCATGCCGACGGC encodes:
- a CDS encoding carbohydrate ABC transporter permease, with translation MTTHPATEPGGRRRGRSARNPVGRAGYVFVSGYVLLLLAFGVLPTGYAVWLALSNSRNQLVGIGNFTRTFSDYRFGPAFLHIGLYLVFWLAGLMILVVLLSLMLHGRMRRTSTTLRFLFYLPGALAGVASVLLFLILLDPAASPVGWLLKGFGWNTLAQVNAPGHLPVLFTVIAFWTGAGGWIVVMYGALNGIPDEILEAARIDGASTLQIALRIQIPMITKWIAYMLILAFAAGTQLFVEPQLVSLASWGMIPDSWSPNQLSYQYAFQAGDFNGAAALSVDLLILGLAGAALVVFRTGLFERDEG